The proteins below come from a single Diceros bicornis minor isolate mBicDic1 chromosome 3, mDicBic1.mat.cur, whole genome shotgun sequence genomic window:
- the LOC131422525 gene encoding olfactory receptor 2A12 has product MGSNQTWITEVILLGFQVDPELEVFLFGFFLLFYSLTLMGNAMILGLICLDSRLHIPMYFFLSNLAIVDMSYASSTVPKMLANLIMQKKTISFAPCILQTFLYLAFAVTECMSLVVMSYDRYVAICHPLHYTVIMSWRVCTVLATSCWTFSFLLALVHITLILRLPFCGPQKINHFFCQIMSVFKLACADTRLNQMVLYLGSVFVLVGPLCLVLVSYTRILFAILRIQSGEGRRKAFSTCSSHLCVVGLFFGSAIVMYLAPKSNHSQEQRKILSLFYSLFNPMLNPLIYSLRNTEVKGALKRLVGKRRSV; this is encoded by the coding sequence ATGGGAAGCAACCAGACATGGATCACAGAAGTCATACTGCTGGGATTCCAGGTTGACCCAGAACTTGAAGTTTTCCTCTTTGGGTTCTTCTTGTTATTCTACAGCCTCACCCTGATGGGAAATGCAATGATCCTAGGGCTCATCTGCCTGGACTCCAGACTGCACATCccaatgtacttcttcctctcaaACCTGGCCATTGTGGACATGTCCTATGCCTCAAGCACTGTCCCTAAGATGCTGGCAAATCTTATAATGCAGAAGAAAACCATCTCCTTTGCTCCATGCATACTTCAGACTTTTCTGTATTTGGCATTTGCTGTCACAGAGTGTATGAGTTTGGTGGTGATGTCCTATGATCGTTATGTGGCTATCTGCCACCCCCTACATTACACTGTCATCATGAGCTGGAGAGTGTGCACTGTCCTGGCCACCTCTTGCTGGACATTCAGCTTCCTCTTGGCGCTGGTCCATATCACTCTCATTCTGAGGCTGCCCTTTTGTGGGCCACAAAAAATCAACCACTTTTTCTGTCAAATCATGTCAGTATTCAAATTGGCCTGTGCTGACACTAGGCTCAACCAAATGGTCCTCTATCTAGGCTCCGTGTTTGTCTTGGTCGGGCCCCTCTGCTTGGTGCTGGTTTCCTACACGCGCATCCTGTTTGCCATCCTCAGGATCCAGTCTGGGGAGGGCCGCAGAaaggccttctccacctgctcctctcaCCTCTGTGTGGTCGGGCTCTTCTTTGGCAGCGCCATCGTCATGTACCTGGCCCCCAAATCCAACCATTCTCAAGAACAAAGAAAGATTCTATCATTGTTTTATAGCCTTTTCAACCCTATGCTGAATCCCCTGATCTACAGTTTGAGGAACACAGAGGTGAAGGGTGCCCTGAAGAGACTTGTGGGGAAGAGGAGATCAGTGTGA